In one window of Fragaria vesca subsp. vesca unplaced genomic scaffold, FraVesHawaii_1.0 scf0513155, whole genome shotgun sequence DNA:
- the LOC101293841 gene encoding uncharacterized protein LOC101293841, whose amino-acid sequence MVAPRDSLLVSLRQNGNARATWRFLNCKEVSPPPHQHGTRCHRALVDTGAAVIVMFADCYRGLRRDRAKLYNNRDPLVSFSGEIVQPLGSDCLTVSVGTSPCRHMLLMKVPTPGGILTIQGDRAAIDHCHLNAIQQGRGAYEMLPLSPSKPIDDLRDDPEGKDKKQAPRPNPAEDTEWVSLSPSAPERKVRIGTSLNPELRHKLIAFLQDKQTVLAWSYADMPGISPDVITHKLNILKDHPHVKQKRCAFNPEKYRAIQAEVQRLKEIKFIREVSYLTWVSNVVMVPKPNGKLRMCVDYTNLNKAYPMDSFPLPRIDQLVDSTAGFKMLSFLDAYSGYNQIKMHPTDQEHTTFVTDKGLYCYEVMPFGLKNAGATY is encoded by the exons ATGGTGGCGCCTCGTGACTCCCTCCTTGTCAGCCTTCGGCAAAATGGCAATGCACGAGCCACTTGGAGATTCTTGAACTGCAAAGAGGTGTCACCACCACCCCATCAACATGGGACCAG GTGTCATAGGGCCCTCGTGGACACAGGAGCTGCGGTCATTGTGATGTTTGCTGATTGTTATAGAGGACTCCGGCGTGACCGAGCTAAGTTATATAACAATCGTGATCCCCTCGTCAGCTTCTCGGGAGAGATTGTGCAACCCTTAGGCTCAGACTGCTTGACAGTGTCAGTAGGGACCAGCCCCTGCC GTCACATGCTACTTATGAAAGTGCCCACTCCAGGAGGCATACTCACAATCCAAGGGGATAGAGCCGCCATTGACCATTGTCATCTTAATGCCATCCAACAGGGACGTGGTGCCTATGAGATGTTGCCACTTAGCCCCTCGAAACCCATTGATGACCTTAGGGATGACCCTGAAGGGAAAGACAAGAAGCAAGCCCCGAGACCTAACCCAGCAGAGGACACAGAATGGGTATCCCTGTCGCCCAGTGCTCCCGAGAGGAAGGTCCGCATTGGCACGAGCCTTAACCCGGAACTCCGCCACAAGCTCATTGCCTTCCTCCAAGATAAGCAAACAGTCTTGGCATGGTCCTATGCTGACATGCCAGGCATCTCCCCTGATGTCATCACACACAAACTTAATATTCTTAAAGACCATCCCCATGTCAAGCAAAAACGGTGTGCCTTTAACCCGGAGAAGTATCGCGCCATCCAGGCCGAGGTCCAGCGGttaaaagaaatcaagttCATACGTGAGGTCTCGTACCTGACATGGGTTTCCAATGTGGTCATGGTCCCCAAGCCTAATGGCAAGTTGCGAATGTGTGTTGACTACACTAACCTCAACAAAGCCTACCCTATGGACAGCTTCCCTTTGCCACGAATTGACCAGCTGGTTGATTCCACAGCCGGTTTCAAAATGCTCAGCTTTCTGGATGCCTACTCGGGatataaccaaatcaaaatgcaCCCCACAGATCAAGAGCACACCACTTTTGTCACAGACAAAGGACTGTATTGTTACGAGGTCATGCCCTTTGGCCTCAAGAATGCAGGAGCAACTTATTAG